The Pseudanabaena sp. ABRG5-3 genome includes the window CTCCACTCGTCCAGGGTAAAGCTCTAATTTGACCAGATATACAGGCTTTTGGGTTTTCATCACCCTTTGAGCGATCGTGCCAATATTAACTTGCTTGCTTTTGCCTAAAATCCCTCTGCGGAGGATAGTTTGGCGATCGTAATAAACAGCGACCACTTTGGTAACTGTATTAGTTAGCAAAATATGCGAAGCCCAAGCTAATTCCGTCTTAACTGCCTCTGGTAAATTTTCTGCAATTTCAAAACCTTCTTCCCCCACTAAAGTTACTGCCTCGGGTAATTTTGGTTGCACTTGCTGCCATAGCAAACCAATTAAAATCAAAACTGCGCTCAATAAAATCCCCAAGGCATCAGCCCGTGACTGACTAGAGGTAAGATTTGCCGTCACCATTCGATTAGCTAATAGCGCCAATCCACCCACTATCCCCACCACAAGGGGCAAATATCGAATCATTGTTACTCCTAATCAACTCCTAAAAACCTAAAATAGATCACTCTGTCATAATACTGAGTTTGTTGGTAACGCTTAAAGGTAAAGTTTTGAAAGACATTAATTTGAAAGAAATTAGCCTTTATTTAATCGTTTAATAGACTTTAAGTAGCATAACCAAAAACTGTGGCGCACGCGCAGCGTGCGCCACAGCTTTTGGTTACTTAAGCAACACAAGACTAAGTAAAGAGGAATGTAGCATGTATGACTTCATTATTATAGGTGGTGGAATTGTTGGTCTTGCAACGGGAATGACTTTGAGTCAGCAACATCCTCACGCCAAACTGTTGATTTTAGAAAAAGAAAACCAATGGTCGTTACACCAAACAGGTAATAATAGCGGTGTGATTCATTCTGGTATTTACTATAAACCAGATAGTTTTAAAGCTAAATTCTGCCGTGATGGTAATGCCTCTATGGCGGCGTTTTGCCAGAAATATGATATTGGTCACGAAATATGTGGCAAGGTAATTGTCGCGACCCATCCCCAAGAGTTGCAGTTACTTGAAGATCTTTATCAACGTGGTCTCGCCAATGGACTTAAAGTAACAAAAATCAGTGCCGAAGAAGTTAGAGAAATTGAGCCCTATGTAAATTGTGTTGCGGGGCTGCGTGTATTTTCCACAGGGATTGTCAACTACCGCCAAGTATGTACGAAGCTAGTTGAGCTAATTCAGGATAAAGGGGCTGAAATCTTACTCAATGCTCAAGTTACGCAGATCAGAGATATTTCTGGAGGCAAAGAGATTATTACAAATGCAGGAACTTTTGTAACTCGAATGCTGATCAATTGTGGTGGACTACAAAGCGATCGCCTAGCCAAATTAGATCATGTTGATCCACAGGCACAAATTATTCCTTTTCGTGGCGAATATTACGAGTTAAAGCCTGAAAAGCGCCACTTAGTAAAAACCCTTATTTATCCTGTTCCTAATCCTAATTTTCCTTTTTTGGGTGTTCATTTC containing:
- a CDS encoding cofactor assembly of complex C subunit B, whose amino-acid sequence is MIRYLPLVVGIVGGLALLANRMVTANLTSSQSRADALGILLSAVLILIGLLWQQVQPKLPEAVTLVGEEGFEIAENLPEAVKTELAWASHILLTNTVTKVVAVYYDRQTILRRGILGKSKQVNIGTIAQRVMKTQKPVYLVKLELYPGRVEFDYLPENTQGVIVQPLGEKGVMVLGASAPRSYTKQDENWVTAIADKLAYNLDKYQ
- the lhgO gene encoding L-2-hydroxyglutarate oxidase, whose translation is MYDFIIIGGGIVGLATGMTLSQQHPHAKLLILEKENQWSLHQTGNNSGVIHSGIYYKPDSFKAKFCRDGNASMAAFCQKYDIGHEICGKVIVATHPQELQLLEDLYQRGLANGLKVTKISAEEVREIEPYVNCVAGLRVFSTGIVNYRQVCTKLVELIQDKGAEILLNAQVTQIRDISGGKEIITNAGTFVTRMLINCGGLQSDRLAKLDHVDPQAQIIPFRGEYYELKPEKRHLVKTLIYPVPNPNFPFLGVHFTKMIDGTVHAGPNAVLSLKREGYQKMDFDFQDAAEILSYSGFWKLASKYSRDGIQEIIRSFSKAAFVHSLQQLIPEVKADDLVPTHSGVRAQALKPNGQLVDDFLIIKDRSSIHICNAPSPAATSSLEIGKAIMKEIT